Sequence from the Mycobacteriales bacterium genome:
GTGGCTGCGCAGGCCGAACAGGCCGAGTTCGTCGAGCCACGCGGCGATCGGATTGCGCTTGCCGTGCGTCAACGGGAACGGAGCGCGCAGGCGCAGGGTCGTGCAGCGCGCGGCCTCGTAGTCGTCGCGGACGGCGACCACGCCGAAGTGCAGCGCGGCGGTGGTGACCGCCCGCAGGTTCGCCTCGTCGATGGACGCGTAGCGCAGCGGCTGCCGCTCGACGAAGCTGCCGTCGCCGATCAGGTGACCCAGCAGGACGGCCTTCTCGTCATCCCACACGGTCATCCGGTCGGGCCCGGGCACGTGCCGGGGCACGGCGATGCGGTCGCCCGACGCGAGCTCACCCAGCGGCCGGAAGCCGTCGTACGTGAGGAACGGGTGGTTCGCCGTCGCCCGGACCGTCTTGCCCGACGCCGTCGTGAGTTGGAAGACGCGCTTGCGGCCGGTCGTGAACACGTGCGTGAGGTGCCGACGGACGTAGCGCAGGCCGTCGTCGAGAGACCAGACCGGAACGTCCTTCTCCCCCGACTCGAAGAGTTCGCCCATGGTGGTCTCTGCGCCGGTGTCGGCCCGCAGGATGCGGGTGTCGGCCGTCAGGCACCCGGACTCACGCAGGTCGGAGAGCATCGGCTTCTTGTCGGTGCGCTGCTCGGGCCCGCGGTTGAGCTGGCTGATCGCGATGACGGGGACGTCGAGCTCCTTGGCGAGCAGCTTCAGCGATCGGGAGAATTCGCTGACCTCCTGCTGACGCGACTCCACCCGCTTCCCCGAGGTCATCAGCTGCAGGTAGTCGACGACGACGAGGCGAAGGTCGTGGCGCTGCTTGAGCCGGCGGGCCTTGGCCCGGATCTCCATCATCGTGAGGTTGGGCGAGTCGTCGATGTAGAGCGGAGCGTCGGCGACCTCGCCCATCCGGCGGGCGAGCCGGGCCCAGTCGTCGTCGCTCATGTGACCCGACCGCATGTGGTGCAGCGGCACCTTGGCCTCGGCCGAGAGCAGCCGCATGGTGATCTCGGACTTGCTCATCTCGAGGGAGAAGATCACCGACGCCATGCCGTTGCGGATCGAGCAGGACCGCGCGACGTCGAGCCCGATGGTCGACTTACCCGACGCCGGCCGGCCGGCCACGATCACCATCTGCGACGGGTGCAGGCCGTTGGTGATCTGGTCGAGCTCGGCGAAGCCGGTGGGCACTCCGAGGCTGGCGCCGCCCCGGGTCGCGATGGCGTCGATCTCGTCCATCGTGCCCTGCAGCAGTTGCTCGAGCCGGATGTAGTCCTCGCTGGTACGCCGCTCGGTGACGTCATAGATGGCGGCCTGGGCCCGGTCGACGGCGTCGTCGGCGTCGCCGCCCGATCCGCCGGCGGCGCCGTAACCGAGCTGCACGATGCGGGTCCCGGCCTCCACCAGCCGGCGCAGCACCGCCCGCTCGGCGACGATCTCGGCGTAGTAGCCGGCGTTGGCCGCGGTCGGCACCGACGAGATCAGAGTGTGCAGGTAGGGCGAGCCGCCGACCCGCATCAGCTGGCCGGACCGGGTCAGCTCGGCCGACACGGTCACCGGGTCGGCCGGCTCACCGCGACCGTAGAGGTCGAGGATCACGTCGAAGACGACCTCGTGCGCCGGCCGGTAGAAGTCCGTCCCGCGCAGCACCTCGACCACGTCGGCGATGGCGTCCTTCGACAGCAGCATGCCGCCGAGCACCGACTGCTCTGCCTGGATGTCCTGCGGCGGCTGGCGGTCGTAGTCAGCCGGGGACGGTGCACCCCGGTCGTCGACGACCGCCATCAGCGTGTCCCCCTCCACGTCAGGTCCAGGTCGCGGGTTCCTGCCACTGCACTGTCCTACCGCGAGGTACCGACAAGACCGGGCTGGAGCGGATCGACCAAGACCGCCGACGGTACGGCGCCGCCCGGGGCGGACTCAACAACGGGTGTGCACCGACCTGCGGACAGCCTGTGGACAACTGCCGCCGCGCCTGTGTGGGGCCTGGGGACGACCTGTGGACAGCGCTGCTTCCGGACGGCGGCGCGAAGGCTCTGACCGGCCCGTTCGAGTGCGCACAGGCTGTGGACGGAAGAAAGTCGCGACCATTTTTCCGGCGCTCCCGGGGCGACCCGGTCAGGTATGGAACGCGGCGAGCCGGCCGGCCTCGGCGTCGACCTGCTCGGCGTCGTCGTCGCGGAGCGGCTCGAACGGGGAGACGTCGATGCGGCCCGCGGCGTATCTCCACGTGCCCGCG
This genomic interval carries:
- a CDS encoding replicative DNA helicase; the encoded protein is MAVVDDRGAPSPADYDRQPPQDIQAEQSVLGGMLLSKDAIADVVEVLRGTDFYRPAHEVVFDVILDLYGRGEPADPVTVSAELTRSGQLMRVGGSPYLHTLISSVPTAANAGYYAEIVAERAVLRRLVEAGTRIVQLGYGAAGGSGGDADDAVDRAQAAIYDVTERRTSEDYIRLEQLLQGTMDEIDAIATRGGASLGVPTGFAELDQITNGLHPSQMVIVAGRPASGKSTIGLDVARSCSIRNGMASVIFSLEMSKSEITMRLLSAEAKVPLHHMRSGHMSDDDWARLARRMGEVADAPLYIDDSPNLTMMEIRAKARRLKQRHDLRLVVVDYLQLMTSGKRVESRQQEVSEFSRSLKLLAKELDVPVIAISQLNRGPEQRTDKKPMLSDLRESGCLTADTRILRADTGAETTMGELFESGEKDVPVWSLDDGLRYVRRHLTHVFTTGRKRVFQLTTASGKTVRATANHPFLTYDGFRPLGELASGDRIAVPRHVPGPDRMTVWDDEKAVLLGHLIGDGSFVERQPLRYASIDEANLRAVTTAALHFGVVAVRDDYEAARCTTLRLRAPFPLTHGKRNPIAAWLDELGLFGLRSH